Proteins co-encoded in one Salvia splendens isolate huo1 chromosome 4, SspV2, whole genome shotgun sequence genomic window:
- the LOC121801029 gene encoding heavy metal-associated isoprenylated plant protein 19-like yields the protein MDCYKKADRVVEAEYRVPMHCNACERRVGRAISKLKGVETVMTDMAEDRVVVIGKIDPHKVLKKLRKKTGKKVELVGNEDEEEEMNCSGEEGSMSYWRDHYYGDGENHMMFNDENTNSCTIM from the exons ATGGATTGCTACAAGAAAGCAGACAGA GTTGTGGAGGCAGAATACAGGGTTCCTATGCATTGCAATGCCTGTGAAAGAAGAGTTGGCAGAGCAATTTCCAAACTCAAAG GCGTGGAGACGGTGATGACTGACATGGCGGAGGACAGGGTGGTAGTGATAGGAAAGATCGATCCGCACAAGGTGTTGAAGAAATTGAGGAAGAAGACGGGGAAGAAAGTAGAGCTTGTGGGGAAtgaggatgaggaagaagagatgaaTTGCAGCGGGGAAGAAGGTAGTATGAGTTATTGGCGAGATCACTATTATGGAGACGGTGAAAACCACATGATGTTCAATGATGAAAACACAAATTCTTGTACAATCATGTGA
- the LOC121801476 gene encoding BI1-like protein: MHTYTAVSTADAHKVGDIDIESGERLYPGIGHGENLLRWGFIRKVYGILAAQILVTTAVTAATVLYAPINDLLRANSGLLLFLVFTPFILLWPLHIYRQKHPLNLVFLGLFTASMSLTVGVSCANTEGRLVLEALILTSAVVSALTGYTFWAAKKGKDFSFLGPILFTSLFILILTSFIQMVYPLGSTSVAVYSAISAIIFSGYIVYDTENLIKRFTYDEYIWASVTLYLDVLNLFLTILRMLKQDN; this comes from the exons ATGCACACCTACACCGCCGTCAGTACTGCCGATGCCCACAAGGTCGGAGACATTGACATAGAGTCCGGGGAGCGCCTCTACCCTGGAATCGGCCACGGTGAGAATCTGCTGCGATGGGGATTCATACGCAAAGTCTACGGCATACTGGCGGCGCAGATCCTAGTAACCACCGCAGTCACCGCCGCCACTGTTCTCTACGCGCCGATTAACGACCTCCTTCGCGCCAATTCTGGCTTACTGCTTTTCCTCGTCTTCACTCCCTTCATCT TGTTGTGGCCACTCCATATCTATCGCCAGAAGCATCCATTGAACTTGGTTTTCCTCGGACTCTTCACTGCTTCTATGAGTCTAACTGTTGGAGTGAGCTGCGCTAACACTGAAG GAAGACTTGtgcttgaagccttgatattGACCTCAGCTGTAGTTTCAGCACTGACTGGCTACACCTTCTGGGCTGCTAAGAAAGGAAAAGACTTCAGCTTTCTGGGACCAATCTTGTTTACTAGCCTGTTCATCTTGATCTTGACCAGTTTTATTCAG ATGGTATACCCATTGGGATCTACCTCTGTCGCTGTCTACAGCGCGATCAGTGCCATAATCTTCTCAGGATACATTGTTTATGATACTGAGAACCTAATCAAGCGCTTCACATACGATGAGTACATCTGGGCATCGGTCACCCTTTATCTCGACGTTCTCAACCTGTTCCTTACCATTCTGCGGATGCTGAAACAAGATAACTGA
- the LOC121801030 gene encoding protein DOS2-like: MDFFKSVFSEPSPSPSPPTTPTSPNPSPAPSWGIGSSLLKTIASKSESLIDNYYKDLQEFSSGIKKETSVIRQAATRAVQDLPARLESGAAIAQESLEAVGQAIDNVGSTVSDIIGKDLNFASNDSHLDQGDDDNSVGISDSRDAELGFSASVKPYSRIDAMVRAVQCDIRTYIDEVEESGYADWRLGFVLEERRGEIEGLLGEDGAVAEIYGEVVPVKVDEETFWCRYFYRVDRVVRAEEARLRMVKRAISGEEEEELSWDVDDDDDDEDNGECRFRDELKEGEVVEEKGKGVEGLGDGDEEKEGGRDGEGGGVSGVKGENESLGGRSVCNEKEASSDGKLGSDISIISSQRSSHADDLGWDEIEDIRSVDESNVDLGKKLVAEEEDDEELTWDIEDDDDHHV, translated from the coding sequence ATGGACTTCTTCAAATCAGTCTTCTCGGAGCCCTCCCCCTCCCCTTCCCCACCTACAACCCCCACCTCCCCAAACCCCTCTCCCGCCCCATCTTGGGGAATCGGATCCTCCCTCCTCAAAACCATAGCCTCAAAATCCGAATCCTTAATCGACAACTACTACAAAGATCTCCAGGAATTCAGCTCCGGCATCAAGAAAGAGACCTCCGTCATCCGCCAAGCCGCCACCCGCGCCGTCCAAGACCTCCCCGCCCGCCTCGAGTCCGGCGCCGCCATCGCCCAGGAGTCGCTCGAGGCCGTGGGTCAGGCGATTGACAACGTGGGCTCCACAGTCTCCGACATAATCGGTAAGGATTTGAACTTTGCCTCAAATGATAGTCATTTGGATCAGGGCGATGATGACAATAGCGTAGGAATTAGTGATAGCCGTGATGCGGAATTGGGTTTCAGTGCTAGTGTTAAGCCCTATAGTAGGATTGATGCGATGGTTCGCGCCGTGCAATGTGATATCCGTACTTATATTGATGAAGTGGAGGAGAGTGGCTATGCCGATTGGAGGTTGGGGTTTGTGTTGGAGGAGAGGAGGGGGGAGATTGAGGGGCTGCTCGGAGAGGATGGCGCGGTCGCTGAGATTTACGGCGAGGTTGTGCCGGTTAAGGTTGATGAAGAGACGTTTTGGTGCAGGTACTTTTATCGGGTTGATAGGGTTGTGAGAGCGGAGGAGGCCAGATTGAGGATGGTGAAGAGGGCCATTTCcggggaggaagaggaggaattgAGTTGGGATGTcgatgacgatgatgatgatgaggataaTGGTGAATGTAGGTTTAGAGATGAGTTGAAGGAGGGTGAGGTGGTGGAGGAGAAGGGAAAAGGGGTGGAAGGGTTGGGGGATGGAGATGAAGAAAAGGAAGGAGGAAGGGATGGCGAGGGTGGTGGTGTGTCGGGTGTAAAGGGTGAAAATGAGAGTTTGGGGGGGAGATCAGTGTGCAATGAGAAGGAGGCTTCATCGGATGGGAAGCTAGGGAGTGATATCTCGATCATCTCAAGCCAACGGTCATCGCACGCGGATGATCTTGGATGGGACGAGATTGAAGATATTAGGAGTGTTGATGAGAGCAATGTTGATCTTGGGAAGAAGTTGGTTGCTGAGGAGGAAGATGATGAAGAGCTCACTTGGGATattgaagatgatgatgaccaCCATGTTTAA